The Acyrthosiphon pisum isolate AL4f unplaced genomic scaffold, pea_aphid_22Mar2018_4r6ur Scaffold_526;HRSCAF=973, whole genome shotgun sequence DNA window GATGACTGGGCCAAAGAGTTGTTTAATGCATGGTTATAACAAGGGCAACGAACAGCATTTGTAcactgttttaaaatttctgTTACCGCTCCACAATCTTGCGATATCATCACACTACACCCATCAGTACCAAttccaaaacataattttaagtcaatCCCAAAATCTTTAGTTAAAACATCAATAACAATATGTCCAAGAGCATGTCCAGTAAGCTTTGACTCCCCGGAATTTGATTTATCTTCTTGTCTAATAGATTGGTAAGCATCCAAAAATGTTACAAAATCTTCatgaaattcattatttatcacATACCTCAATACTAAATTAAGTTGCTCGGTGCATGAAATATCCGTAGTTTCATCAAACATTATCGAATATACACCAGCCTTTTTAACGTTGTCCACAACATGTGTTTTAATAACTTTACCAATACAGTTTAAGATATCATTTTGAGTATTTTTCCCAATGTATGTTGAACGAGATGAAGtagtttaaatatgtttttttaatttttcatcaccCGAACGTATTCGTAATCGAAGTAGTTCTCTGAAATTTCCTTCATTTGATGTTATAGATATATTGTCATTCCCATCAGTATCTATTAATGACCCATCATCTCTATGACCTCTCAGAGGAATATTCTGCCGaccacaaaatattaatgactCTATAATTGGGCGTAACCTTTCACG harbors:
- the LOC100569738 gene encoding uncharacterized protein LOC100569738, encoding MFDETTDISCTEQLNLVLRYVINNEFHEDFVTFLDAYQSIRQEDKSNSGESKLTGHALGHIVIDVLTKDFGIDLKLCFGIGTDGCSVMISQDCGAVTEILKQCTNAVRCPCYNHALNNSLAQSSKIVSVRNTIGTLKEIISFFNASAKRHLVLKNILGKTLTGLCQTRCIEMHDGILQFKSALPKIVEALTEVSMWSERISSSKASILLSAINNSEFINMYISYG